TATATATGATGTTCTTGTCTAATAATCCATCTCATCTATCCACTGAGAAATACAAATTACTGAGTTAGATCAATACATTTTTGTGTACCAAGAGATTGAGTTGAAGTGGCTGGTCACCAGTTTTATGAATTCTTCTTTGTATTCCATCATACACTTAGACTTTTAGAGCTGTTGTAGTTGAATGCTGGCTTTCATCGATGTGTTAGCATAGAATTAGGAACTTTTATAGGCAATCAAGTCTAGAATAACATCCAGGTCTAGTGTACCTGTAAACACTTGTGATAAGCTGATCCAGGAATGTTAATTGGGAAGGAGATCAACCCCTTTATGAAAGCTACAAAGTTCTCCCTTAGATTTTGTGATGATTTCTCTGGATCATGAGTAATTAGTTTTTTACAAGTCAGATCAAATATCATCTGCAAAACCAATGTACGGGCTGAGTAAGACATAATATGAATTCAACTTCAGGAAGCATCTTTTTTAGGCTTTCAGGACCAAACAGATACAGTACCATCCCCGTGAGGTAGTTGTAGAGGAACCCGTGCAATGAACCTATGTTCTGTTTCTCAAAGATCTCTGTGAAGGTATCAGGATACCAGCTTTGAAACAGTACGCCTTCTTGTTGGAATACATAATGACCAAGTTCTGGGTCAGTTGTAACTATAAGTTACCGTCCTACTAAACTGGTTCGGAAAATGGGTCCATATCTGAATATTACAAGAATTATTTAACAATGGCCCTTGGTATCTTAGGGTAGACTGTATTGATAAGTAAAACGATGATAATTAAAATGCAAAAAGAGAAACATGCAGTGCAAAATGTAGATGTTATGGATGAACTATGAAATGGTTTTCCGACAAAAAAAACTATGAAATGGTTTAGTAGCTGTTACCTTTTCATTCTCTCTTGATCGACGGGATGAATGTCAGATGATGAGCCGGGGGCGAAAAACTGAAGTGTATCACCAAGCAGTGGCAAGGTCATAGAACCAGGAGGTAATTCTCCATTGCATTTAGGATTCCACCACTTGTAAACCCAATTCACAATGCTTAGCTAGGAAAGCTGTTACGATTAGGGATACTGACCAAGTTAGTTATATAACTTATATCTAAAGGTAAGAACTAACTGGTTGTTAATCTGATAAGAGAACAAAATAGTTGGGTGTAACAATCTGTGTGTCAAACTGCAAAGAAAACAATCTCAAATGTTCATACTACCTTTCAAGCATTTACACTGCATAGATAATAGCCTCCTTGTCTGGTGCACGCACGGACACATTTTCAAACCTTTTTATATATGTGTTGGATTGCATTCTTCCTACATCCCGAGTTAACAATTATATTCCTTCATTCGTGTACACACGAATCATGTAAGAAATTTCATCTAATAATATCGAAACAACTTCTCACCATTCTAGACTCGACTTTTAAGTACAATATACTAAATATATGTGGTCCGATCTGTCTAACACATAAATGTATTGGTACAAAGAGAAGGACCACTCTATCTGAAGTCGAACACCCCTTATGTTTATTAAACAGTAATCCACATTGAACTGGTTAACTAATTCAAAATAGTAAATAAACACATCCCTGCCAGGAAGATCTATCAACTATGCCAAGACTCTTCATGTGTAGGACAACCATTAACAAGATCGACTTTGCCAGGTTGTGATGCCAGTGAGTACGTGTGCGTGGCAGGAAAAGGCTGAAACAAACTTACTGCTGAACTAAAAATGCATACATAACCTACAAACGCTCATCTTAAGCATTATCTGTCATGTTGAGTTGTGGTTGAAAAGAGCCTCTTTAATCTTTCTGTCATGTCTTTCAACCACCAGAATGAGCCTTCATAAGAAACATTGGTAGAGCATCAGCAGCTAAAAGGTTTTTTTCAATCCAAAGACAATTAAAGCTTTAATACTGTAAAAATTGCAGGGCTCAATTATATAACCatgtattttatttaaatacCGTAAAAAATGCAGGGCTCAATTATATTAGTTAAATATAATTGAAAGAATATTGGAGAGCAAGCAAATAAGGGCATAAAAAGACCAAACTAGACATTCTTTTCCTCTTGAGTTTCCATGACCCTCTATTCCTTTCTTATACACAATTACAATCTTTCAATTCCCCCCAAACTCTCCTCTCTATCTCAACTTCCCTCATATAAATACTCATATATATCTCACTATTAACATAAAATGACAGCCTAATATAAAATTACTAGAGGTATTAAGATTAGTAGAAACTAAAACTAGACACTTTTCAGCACTGCTCCTGGGAAAATTTGCTTCCACAGGTTGAGATATCTTTTTTACTCTAATCTTCTGAACCCAAAAAGCTTCCTTCATCCACATCACAGTGGCCACTAATTATCTACAGCCTCAACATTCCTTGTCGAACCAACCCTAGTTCTTTGCTGCAGTTCTGCATTTGATACGAAATTATGAATCAACATTTAAAACACAGATTTTGGTAAATTTAAAGACAAATAGTAGTTAAGGTTCTTTCTTACTTTTGTTAGTTATTTCAGAGCGAGTAATAGCTAAATATTCTTCCCATCTCAGTTTCCTAAGTTCTTCTTTATCCTCCTCAGAGAGCTCAAAGTTGGGTTCCCTTCCACACATAAAAGCAGCTCTGCGTATATCAATAATAAATGATGCATACAAGGTGATACAGATTCACTACAACAATCATGAAATATAGAAAATCCCCGACTCAAACCGTCAAATAATGTGTGATTAATTACTCTTCACTGATGGGTCTGCTCTGAGAGAATAAGAATTCTTTAGAGTTACAATAGCTGAGTCATAAAGTGTGCCTACATCCCAGCAGCTAAATTTTATTCACTTTCAATATGTAAAAAGACCTCTTAAAGAGAGAAACATGATAACTTGCCTTCCTGCTTACTAACGGCAAATTCATTCTATTCAACAAATAATGTGTATAAACAAACATTTCCAAAATTATATATCAATTTTTAGACTAACATAAATTGTTTCATTTACCATTTGAAAGATATATAGGGAGGAAATTAATCACACAACTGTACCAATTATTAGCATATTCCTTTTTCCAGTCTTCTCTTTAAGAAGACAATTTATTAGCAAGGCAAACAAAGCGCTTATGTAGGTTAGACAGTAACATTGCATTTATTTTGATCAAAAGGTTCTAACATATCATTTATACCAAGATGCAAGTGTAGCTACTGTGAAATTAAACAATCAAAAGAGGTTTATGGTTCTGACTATAACAAATGCAGAGGATAAGGCTGGCATATAGCCATGAATATGATACTAGCTCATAGAGTAAGTGTTAGCACCTATCATACAGTCGAGCAGCCTCTTCTTGTGAGCCAACAGTCCCCAAGTGGATTTGCTTTTTCTCAACTTTTATCGCTGCTTGCCATTTCATATTCTTGTAATAGACACCTCGCATTATGCAAGTTTCTCGGTTTTCAATTTGTTTCCTCCGGTATCGCTTTCGGCGCTTGAATTCTATAACCGTGGAAGTGCCTGGTCAAATCAGTTGCATAGTGCCTGGTCAAATCAGTTGCataagaaaacaaaaaaaaaacattTTCTGGGGAATTTCAATTAATATACATAACACAACAATCTCTTTGCAAATTTCAAGGTCAAGTGTTTGACATTCAGCCAAAACAATTATACTTCAGTTCTGCCTGTTCTGACTGAAATGTATGTGAAGCTCTTTACATTTGACGTGAACTAGATTTTCATCCAAGAACAGATTAGAACTCCTCCTCTACATGTCAAAGTTTTCCTAGACTACTTGTTCTCATTTTGATTGCAGTTTTTGTTTTACTTGATGGTTCAAGCTAATATACAAACAGCCATCTTCTGCAACTCTTCTAGCGGCTCTGCACAATTTTTGAGGGGTGGAGTAACTGGAGCAGGAGTTATGTCACAAAATTTATCTGGAACTGGGGCGTATTACGTCTCACTCATGTACAATTCTGGAGTGCGTAACGGAATTATAATTTGTAAGTTACTGAAAATGTAGTCCTCTCGTACCACAATAAAATTATTTGGTAAGCAAAATTGTCTATTTCAAAATGTGATCACCTTCCTAAAAATGTTAAAGAAGTGAAAATTGTGCATAATTTACATGTACAAAAACACACACCTGAAAACTGTTCATGATGTTGCTCTTTCGATGAGCTAGAAGTGAACACATTTGAAAATCCGGGATGTCCTTTTGGTACACCATTCTGAGAAACGCCATGATAAGTAAC
The sequence above is drawn from the Apium graveolens cultivar Ventura chromosome 2, ASM990537v1, whole genome shotgun sequence genome and encodes:
- the LOC141690636 gene encoding ethylene-responsive transcription factor-like protein At4g13040 translates to MVSIRRRKLLGLCSGYLVGRSLFVDPLPKTFDSGHTPAKSMKTTRPLSVHPVPCIDFNQVKENGVPKGHPGFSNVFTSSSSKEQHHEQFSGTSTVIEFKRRKRYRRKQIENRETCIMRGVYYKNMKWQAAIKVEKKQIHLGTVGSQEEAARLAAFMCGREPNFELSEEDKEELRKLRWEEYLAITRSEITNKRKKEGDEDVEANARRETSDT